The sequence below is a genomic window from bacterium.
GGGCTGTCGAACACGGCGGTCATGCTCCGTCATGCCCTCAGGAACGCCCTCATTCCGGTAATCACCATCATCGGCATCAACTTCGCCTCGCTGCTCGGCGGCGCTGTCGCGACCGAAACGGTATTCGCGTGGCCGGGCCTCGGACGGGCGACGGTCGATGCCATCCGTGTACGCGATCTGCCGGTCGTCGAGGGATGCGTGATGTTCCTTGCGTTTGTTTTCGTGCTGACCAACCTCATCGTCGATCTGTCATATGCATGGCTCGACCCGCGGATACGGCTCGACGGCTCGCAGGAGAAAGCGTGATGAATAAACCGGTTCGCAGACCCTCCAGTCTCCGGGCGCTCGTCCGATCCCGCAGCGCCGTTATAGGGCTTGTAATCGTAGCTCTCTTTATCTTCTGTGCGGCGTTTGCCCCCCTGCTGACTGGCCACGACCCGTATGAAGTCGACCTCAGCATCAAGGAGCTGCCGCCGTCCTCGACCAACCTCTTCGGCACCGACAATCTCGGCCGCGATGTCTTTGCTCGGGTCATGTACGGGACACGCATATCCCTCAAAGTCGGCATACTTGCCATGAGCATATCGCTCCTGATAGGTACGGCGCTCGGGGCGCTGTCAGGGTATTTCGGCGGGAAAACCGACTCATTCATCATGCGCATCACCGATGTATTTCTTGCCCTTCCCGCTGCAATCCTTGCGCTCGCGGTCATGGCAGTCTTCGAAAATCCATCGGTCAACAAGATTTTTCTGGTGCTTGGACTGATTGGTTGGACAACCGTGGCCCGTCTCGTGCGCTCGAGGGTCATGGAGATCAGAAACGAGGATTATGTTGTCGGCGCGGTGGCGCTCGGATTCAGCCCGATGCGGATTCTTGTCAGGCATGTGATGCCCAATGCCCTCGCCCCCATCATCGTCATGGGTACCATCGGAATCGCGGGAAACATACTTACCGAGGCATGGCTGTCGTTTCTCGGTCTTGGCGCCGAGCCGCATATTCCCTCCTGGGGGCGCATGATAACCGAGGGACAGGCTTATCTGGCGACTGCCTCACGGCCATGGATATATGTATTCCCCGGTGTGGCGCTCTTCCTGACCGTCATGGGATTCAACCTGCTCGGCGACGGACTGAGGGACATACTGGACCCGACGCTCAAAGAATGAGGAGGCAGACAAGCCTGATTTATCTGGAAATGAATCTGCAGTTCCCGGTGCCGAAGCCTCGGCATGGTGTCGGGAGTCACTGAAACGACGTCATTCCCGAATCTTTAATCGGGAATCCATATGCAGCTGCA
It includes:
- a CDS encoding ABC transporter permease produces the protein GLSNTAVMLRHALRNALIPVITIIGINFASLLGGAVATETVFAWPGLGRATVDAIRVRDLPVVEGCVMFLAFVFVLTNLIVDLSYAWLDPRIRLDGSQEKA
- a CDS encoding ABC transporter permease codes for the protein MNKPVRRPSSLRALVRSRSAVIGLVIVALFIFCAAFAPLLTGHDPYEVDLSIKELPPSSTNLFGTDNLGRDVFARVMYGTRISLKVGILAMSISLLIGTALGALSGYFGGKTDSFIMRITDVFLALPAAILALAVMAVFENPSVNKIFLVLGLIGWTTVARLVRSRVMEIRNEDYVVGAVALGFSPMRILVRHVMPNALAPIIVMGTIGIAGNILTEAWLSFLGLGAEPHIPSWGRMITEGQAYLATASRPWIYVFPGVALFLTVMGFNLLGDGLRDILDPTLKE